From a region of the Vagococcus coleopterorum genome:
- a CDS encoding ABC-F family ATP-binding cassette domain-containing protein, protein MITVSNVSLLLSDRKLFEDVNIKFTPGNCYGLIGANGAGKSTFLKVLDGTIEPTTGSVTMGPDERLATLKQNHFDYEEETVIATVMMGHKRLYEVMQEKDAIYMKPDFSDEDGIKAAELEGEFAELNGWEAESEAAMMLQGLNIPDELHDLKMAELSAGQKVKVLLAQALFGKPDVLLLDEPTNGLDTQSIAWLEEFLINFDNTVIVVSHDRHFLNKVCTHMADLDFGKIQLYVGNYDFWLESSQLASKLQADQNSKKEEKVKELQDFIARFSANASKSKQATSRKKMLEKITIDDIQPSSRRYPFVGFSPEREIGNDLLTVENVSKTIDGKKVLDNISFTLNKDDKVAFLGNNDIVTTVLFKIIMGEMEPDTGSVKWGVTTSQAYLPKDNSDEFDGNEQPIVDWLRQYAGKDEDDNTFLRSFLGRMLFSGEEVMKPVNVLSGGEKVRCMLSKMMLSKANVLVLDDPTNHLDLESITALNDGLIGFKGSILFTSHDHQFIQTIANRIVAISDKGVVDRAETTYDEFLDNKEVQSRVKELFTN, encoded by the coding sequence ATGATTACTGTATCAAATGTCAGTTTATTACTTTCTGATAGAAAATTATTTGAAGATGTTAATATTAAATTTACTCCCGGAAACTGTTATGGTTTAATCGGTGCAAATGGTGCTGGTAAGTCAACGTTTCTTAAAGTCCTAGACGGCACAATTGAACCAACTACTGGATCTGTAACGATGGGACCAGATGAACGTCTGGCAACATTAAAACAAAACCACTTTGACTATGAAGAAGAGACTGTGATTGCCACAGTTATGATGGGTCATAAACGTTTATACGAAGTTATGCAAGAAAAAGATGCTATCTATATGAAGCCTGACTTTTCAGATGAAGATGGAATTAAAGCTGCTGAACTTGAAGGCGAATTTGCTGAATTAAATGGTTGGGAAGCTGAATCTGAAGCTGCTATGATGCTTCAAGGTCTGAATATTCCTGATGAATTACATGACTTAAAAATGGCTGAATTATCAGCGGGACAAAAAGTTAAAGTTTTACTTGCTCAAGCACTTTTTGGAAAACCTGACGTTCTTCTATTAGATGAGCCAACCAATGGTTTAGATACACAATCAATTGCCTGGTTAGAAGAGTTTTTAATTAACTTTGATAATACCGTTATTGTCGTATCCCATGACCGTCATTTCTTAAACAAAGTTTGTACTCACATGGCAGATTTAGACTTCGGTAAAATTCAACTTTATGTTGGTAACTACGATTTCTGGTTAGAATCAAGTCAATTAGCTTCTAAATTACAAGCTGATCAAAATTCTAAAAAAGAAGAAAAAGTTAAAGAACTACAAGACTTTATTGCAAGATTTAGTGCCAATGCATCAAAATCTAAACAAGCGACATCACGTAAAAAAATGTTAGAAAAAATTACGATTGATGATATTCAACCCTCATCACGTCGCTATCCTTTCGTAGGATTTAGCCCTGAACGTGAAATCGGTAACGATTTATTAACGGTTGAAAATGTTTCAAAAACAATTGATGGTAAAAAAGTACTTGATAATATCTCATTTACTTTAAATAAAGATGATAAAGTTGCTTTCTTAGGAAATAACGATATTGTTACAACCGTATTGTTTAAAATTATTATGGGCGAGATGGAACCAGATACTGGTTCTGTTAAGTGGGGTGTTACGACTTCTCAAGCTTACTTACCAAAAGATAATTCTGATGAATTTGATGGCAATGAACAACCGATTGTTGATTGGTTACGTCAATATGCTGGTAAAGACGAAGACGATAATACCTTCTTACGTAGTTTCTTAGGTAGAATGCTGTTTTCAGGTGAAGAAGTTATGAAACCTGTTAATGTTCTATCTGGTGGCGAAAAAGTTCGCTGTATGTTATCAAAAATGATGTTATCTAAAGCAAATGTTTTAGTGTTAGATGATCCAACAAATCACTTAGACTTAGAATCAATCACTGCTTTAAATGATGGCTTAATTGGATTTAAAGGTTCTATTTTATTCACATCACATGATCACCAGTTTATTCAAACAATCGCTAACCGCATTGTTGCGATTTCTGATAAAGGTGTAGTCGACCGTGCTGAAACAACTTACGATGAATTCCTTGATAATAAAGAAGTTCAAAGCAGAGTTAAAGAGTTATTTACAAATTAA
- the rpsF gene encoding 30S ribosomal protein S6: MNKSTNYEIMYIIRPNIDEEAKTTLVARFDAILKDNGVEVLESKDWEKRRLAYEIKDNREGIYHIVKVSSTNADGINEFDRLAKINDDILRHMIVKEEN; the protein is encoded by the coding sequence ATGAACAAATCAACGAATTACGAAATCATGTACATTATTCGTCCGAACATTGATGAAGAAGCTAAAACTACATTAGTTGCTCGTTTTGATGCTATTTTAAAAGACAACGGTGTTGAAGTTTTAGAATCAAAAGATTGGGAAAAACGTCGCTTAGCGTACGAAATTAAAGATAACCGTGAAGGTATCTACCACATCGTGAAAGTTTCTTCAACAAATGCTGATGGTATCAATGAATTTGATCGTTTAGCTAAAATCAATGATGACATCTTACGTCACATGATCGTTAAAGAAGAAAACTAA
- a CDS encoding polyprenyl synthetase family protein, with translation MKIHDLWKHYPTLSKDLQKTLNLMEKSISISNQDVEDAIIEMISSGGKLLRPAYLILFSRFGKPDKKKITALAAAMESLHTATLVHDDIVDEAELRRSTPTLQHRFGKDVAVYAGDYLFVSSFKLLANYASSLKSIQYNAKSMDAILSGELGQMSKRYKTDVTVDDYLENISGKTAELFALSAFVGAYESDCSLLFSNKCKKIGHSIGMAFQIMDDILDYSQTSTTIGKPVLEDVKQGVYSLPLLYALQSNRSALLPLLNKRENMTDADAEKVYQIVQQEGAVDKAKKVAKDYTNNALAAIKTLEKVEPKTAKTLYDLTEYLLQRTQ, from the coding sequence ATGAAAATTCATGATTTGTGGAAACACTATCCAACTTTATCTAAAGATCTACAAAAAACTTTAAACTTAATGGAAAAATCAATTAGCATTTCTAACCAAGATGTCGAAGATGCTATCATTGAAATGATTTCTTCTGGCGGTAAATTATTACGCCCGGCCTACCTTATTCTTTTTTCAAGATTCGGAAAACCGGATAAAAAGAAAATTACAGCATTGGCAGCTGCCATGGAATCACTTCATACAGCAACGTTGGTTCATGATGATATTGTTGATGAAGCAGAACTGAGAAGAAGCACCCCTACATTACAACATCGCTTTGGTAAAGATGTTGCTGTTTATGCAGGTGACTATCTTTTTGTTTCTAGTTTCAAGCTATTAGCTAACTATGCCTCTTCGCTTAAAAGTATTCAATACAACGCTAAAAGTATGGATGCTATTCTATCTGGCGAATTAGGTCAAATGTCTAAAAGATATAAAACTGACGTTACGGTTGATGACTACCTTGAAAACATTTCAGGTAAGACGGCTGAATTATTCGCCCTTAGTGCGTTTGTCGGTGCCTATGAATCTGATTGTTCTCTACTTTTTTCTAATAAATGTAAAAAAATTGGCCACTCTATCGGAATGGCTTTCCAAATAATGGATGATATTCTTGATTATTCCCAAACTAGCACAACTATTGGCAAGCCCGTTTTAGAAGACGTGAAACAAGGGGTTTATAGTTTACCCCTACTTTATGCCTTACAAAGCAACAGATCAGCGCTCTTACCTCTGTTAAATAAACGTGAGAATATGACTGATGCGGATGCTGAAAAAGTCTATCAAATTGTGCAACAAGAAGGGGCTGTCGATAAAGCCAAAAAAGTAGCTAAAGATTACACAAATAATGCTTTAGCCGCTATTAAAACCTTAGAAAAAGTAGAACCTAAAACGGCGAAAACCCTATATGATTTAACAGAATATTTATTACAAAGAACACAATAA
- the rplI gene encoding 50S ribosomal protein L9, which yields MKVIFVKDLKGQGKKGDIKEVAVGYGQNFLIKNGYAKEATASAVSELKGQKKAEQKAEDIVKREAEKLKETLETEGFEVVIKAKAGEDSRLFGSVPSKQVTDALKKQHDIKIDKRKLDLPNPIRVLGYTDVKVKLHSKVNATLRVHLIKE from the coding sequence ATGAAAGTTATCTTCGTAAAAGATTTAAAAGGCCAAGGTAAAAAAGGTGATATTAAAGAAGTTGCTGTTGGTTATGGACAAAATTTTTTGATAAAAAACGGTTACGCTAAAGAAGCAACAGCTAGTGCAGTTAGCGAATTGAAGGGTCAGAAAAAAGCTGAACAAAAAGCTGAAGATATTGTTAAGAGGGAAGCAGAAAAACTAAAAGAAACCCTTGAAACAGAAGGCTTTGAAGTTGTGATTAAGGCTAAAGCTGGGGAAGACTCAAGGTTGTTTGGATCAGTTCCTTCAAAACAAGTTACAGATGCTTTGAAAAAACAACATGATATCAAAATAGATAAAAGAAAATTAGATTTACCAAATCCAATCCGCGTACTAGGTTATACGGATGTCAAAGTGAAACTACACTCTAAGGTTAACGCAACACTTAGGGTACATTTGATAAAAGAATAA
- the rpsR gene encoding 30S ribosomal protein S18, protein MAQQRRGGGRKRRKVCYFCSNHVDHVDYKETDLLKAKFISERGKILPRRVTGTCAKHQRTLTVAIKRARIMALLPFVGEEQ, encoded by the coding sequence ATGGCTCAACAAAGAAGAGGCGGCGGCAGAAAAAGACGTAAAGTTTGTTATTTCTGTTCAAACCACGTAGATCACGTAGATTATAAAGAAACTGATTTATTAAAAGCTAAATTCATTTCTGAAAGAGGTAAAATTTTACCTCGCCGTGTTACAGGTACTTGTGCTAAACACCAACGTACATTAACAGTGGCAATCAAACGTGCACGTATTATGGCTTTATTACCTTTCGTAGGTGAAGAACAATAA
- the yidA gene encoding sugar-phosphatase produces the protein MNLKLVAIDIDGTLLNSKKEITDRTKKTLAKAKANGIKVVLCTGRPYAGVEPLLKELNLEEAGDYVATYNGSVVQKADTKEAIAELGLSHDDYISIESMARRVSVPVHALDNDNIYTANQNISPYTVHESVLTSLPIKYRTTDQMSDNISIIKMMMIDQEEKLDLAISKLPKEFLADYTCVKSAPFYYEILNKKADKGFALKALGKHLNIDFKDMMAIGDNENDLAMIEFAGLGIAMGNAVPKLKAISDEETLSNDEDGVAAIIEKYL, from the coding sequence ATGAATTTAAAATTAGTTGCGATTGATATTGATGGTACCTTACTTAATTCTAAAAAAGAAATAACAGATCGAACAAAAAAAACATTAGCAAAAGCTAAAGCAAATGGAATTAAGGTGGTCCTTTGTACCGGCCGTCCCTATGCAGGGGTTGAACCTTTACTTAAAGAACTTAATTTAGAAGAGGCAGGGGATTACGTTGCAACATATAATGGGTCTGTTGTCCAAAAAGCCGATACAAAAGAAGCAATTGCAGAGCTTGGTTTAAGTCATGATGATTATATCTCAATAGAGAGCATGGCTAGAAGAGTATCTGTGCCGGTTCATGCATTAGATAATGATAACATTTATACAGCGAACCAAAATATTAGTCCATATACGGTTCATGAATCAGTCTTGACGAGTTTACCGATTAAATATCGAACGACTGATCAAATGTCAGATAACATTTCTATTATTAAAATGATGATGATTGACCAGGAAGAAAAATTAGACTTGGCCATTTCGAAATTACCCAAAGAATTTTTAGCTGACTATACGTGTGTTAAGAGTGCCCCTTTCTATTATGAAATCTTAAATAAAAAAGCGGACAAAGGCTTTGCTCTAAAAGCGTTAGGGAAGCATTTAAATATTGATTTTAAAGATATGATGGCAATTGGTGACAATGAAAATGATTTGGCAATGATTGAGTTTGCTGGACTGGGTATCGCGATGGGAAATGCTGTTCCAAAATTGAAAGCTATTTCTGATGAAGAGACACTTTCAAATGATGAAGATGGTGTTGCAGCGATTATTGAAAAATATTTATAA
- the gyrA gene encoding DNA gyrase subunit A produces the protein MSEELNKNVKDVDLTNEMQDSFIDYAMSVIVSRALPDVRDGLKPVHRRILYGMNDLGVTPDKPHKKSARIVGDVMGKYHPHGDSAIYESMVRMAQPFSYRQMLVDGHGNFGSVDGDGAAAMRYTEARMSKIALEMLRDINKDTVDFGFNYDETEKEPLVLPARFPNLLVNGTTGIAVGMATNIPPHNLGEVIEATKLLMDNPEVTTMELMEALPGPDFPTGGLVMGKSGIRKAYETGKGSITVRAKVDIEEMKNGKERIIVTELPYMVNKAKLIERIAELGREKRVEGMTDLRDESSREGMRIVIEVRRDVSASVILNNLYKMTALQTSFGFNMLAIVDGEPKILSLKSILSHYIAHQEEVIRRRTEFDKNKAEARAHILEGLRIALDHIDEIIKLIRSSESDDVAKAGLMDKFELSDRQAQAILDMRLRRLTGLERDKIEKEYQELLELIADLKDILANHHRVVEIIKTELQEVEDKFNDPRRTELLVGEVLSLEDEDLIEEEDIVITLTHNGYIKRVANTEFRAQKRGGRGVQGMGMHDDDFVENLVSCSTHDNLLFFTNNGKVYQAKGYEIPEYSRTAKGIPIINLLGIDSSERIEAIISVDGKAEDDNYLFFTTRKGIVKRTTTKAFANIRSNGLIAIGLREDDELINVCVTDGSKNIIIGTHLGYSVTFSETAVRDMGRTATGVRGVKLRDDDFVVGMSILGAEDEVLIITENGYGKRTSAAEYPVKGRGGKGIKTANITDKNGPLAGLTTVNGEEDILLVTNKGVIIRFNVDSVSQTGRATQGVRLIRLESGANVSTMAKVEPEEKDDDSEVKESTNDSNEEKSE, from the coding sequence ATGTCTGAGGAATTAAATAAAAATGTAAAAGACGTTGATTTAACCAATGAAATGCAAGACTCATTTATAGACTATGCAATGAGTGTTATTGTCTCACGTGCCTTGCCTGATGTTAGAGATGGTTTAAAACCCGTTCATCGTCGTATTTTATACGGAATGAACGATCTTGGCGTGACGCCAGATAAACCACATAAAAAATCAGCTCGTATTGTTGGTGATGTCATGGGTAAATATCACCCACATGGTGATAGTGCGATTTATGAATCAATGGTTCGTATGGCACAACCATTTAGTTATCGCCAAATGTTAGTTGATGGTCATGGTAACTTTGGTTCTGTTGATGGTGACGGAGCAGCTGCTATGCGTTATACAGAAGCAAGAATGAGTAAAATAGCATTAGAAATGTTACGTGATATAAATAAAGATACAGTTGATTTTGGTTTTAACTATGATGAAACAGAAAAAGAACCGTTAGTATTACCAGCAAGATTTCCTAACTTACTAGTAAATGGTACAACAGGGATTGCTGTTGGGATGGCAACAAACATTCCACCACATAATCTGGGAGAAGTTATTGAAGCAACTAAGTTATTGATGGATAACCCAGAAGTTACAACAATGGAGTTAATGGAAGCTTTACCAGGACCAGATTTCCCAACTGGCGGATTAGTCATGGGTAAATCAGGTATCCGTAAAGCCTATGAAACAGGTAAAGGTTCTATCACTGTTCGTGCTAAAGTTGATATTGAAGAAATGAAAAACGGTAAGGAAAGAATTATCGTTACTGAATTACCTTATATGGTCAATAAAGCAAAATTAATTGAAAGAATTGCTGAATTAGGAAGAGAAAAACGTGTTGAAGGTATGACTGATTTACGTGATGAGTCTTCACGTGAAGGTATGCGTATCGTGATTGAAGTCCGTCGAGATGTGAGTGCTTCAGTTATTTTGAACAACTTATATAAAATGACTGCGTTACAAACATCGTTTGGCTTCAATATGTTAGCAATTGTTGATGGCGAACCTAAAATTTTAAGCCTAAAATCAATTCTTAGTCACTATATAGCTCACCAAGAAGAAGTGATTAGACGTCGTACAGAATTCGATAAGAATAAGGCTGAAGCTCGTGCTCATATCCTAGAAGGGTTGCGAATTGCTTTAGATCACATTGATGAAATCATTAAATTAATTCGTTCATCTGAATCTGATGATGTTGCGAAAGCTGGATTAATGGATAAATTTGAATTATCTGATCGTCAAGCACAAGCTATCTTAGATATGCGTCTTCGTCGTTTAACAGGTCTAGAACGAGATAAAATTGAAAAAGAATATCAAGAATTACTTGAATTGATTGCTGACTTAAAAGATATTCTTGCAAATCATCATCGTGTTGTTGAAATTATCAAAACAGAATTACAAGAAGTAGAAGATAAATTTAACGATCCAAGACGAACTGAATTATTAGTAGGTGAAGTTTTAAGCCTAGAAGATGAAGATTTAATTGAAGAAGAAGATATTGTTATTACCTTAACGCACAATGGGTACATTAAACGTGTTGCGAACACAGAATTTAGAGCGCAAAAACGTGGTGGACGTGGTGTTCAAGGTATGGGTATGCATGATGATGACTTTGTTGAGAACTTAGTTTCATGCTCAACTCATGATAATTTATTATTCTTTACTAATAATGGTAAAGTTTATCAAGCTAAGGGATATGAAATTCCTGAATATAGCCGTACAGCAAAAGGTATTCCTATTATTAACTTACTAGGTATTGACTCATCGGAAAGAATTGAAGCTATTATTAGTGTGGATGGCAAAGCTGAAGACGATAACTACCTATTCTTTACAACTAGAAAAGGAATCGTTAAACGGACAACAACTAAAGCGTTTGCGAATATTAGAAGTAATGGTTTGATTGCTATTGGCTTACGTGAAGACGATGAGTTAATTAACGTATGTGTAACGGATGGCTCTAAAAATATTATTATCGGTACACACTTAGGTTATTCTGTAACCTTCTCTGAAACAGCCGTTCGAGATATGGGTAGAACAGCAACTGGTGTACGTGGTGTCAAATTGCGTGACGATGATTTTGTTGTTGGTATGTCAATATTAGGGGCAGAAGATGAAGTTCTTATTATTACAGAAAATGGTTATGGTAAACGGACTTCCGCAGCCGAATACCCAGTTAAGGGTCGTGGTGGTAAAGGAATTAAAACAGCTAACATCACAGATAAAAATGGTCCGTTAGCAGGACTTACAACTGTAAACGGAGAAGAAGATATTCTTTTAGTTACTAATAAAGGTGTTATTATTCGTTTTAATGTGGATTCTGTTTCTCAAACAGGTCGAGCAACTCAAGGGGTTCGTTTAATTAGATTAGAGAGCGGTGCTAATGTTTCAACTATGGCTAAAGTCGAACCTGAAGAAAAAGATGATGACTCTGAAGTAAAAGAATCAACAAATGATTCTAATGAAGAAAAATCAGAATAG
- a CDS encoding adenylosuccinate synthase translates to MSSVVVVGTQWGDEGKGKITDFLSESAEVISRYQGGDNAGHTIKFDGETFKLQLIPSGIFYKDKISVIGNGVVVNPKSLVTELKYLHDKGITTDNLRISDRAHVILPYHIQLDTYQEESKGDNKIGTTNKGIGPAYMDKAARVGIRMADLMDKDIFEARLRINLEEKNRMFTKMYDGEALNFDDIFEEYYEYGQQIKQYVTDTSYLVNEALDNNKNVLFEGAQGVMLDIDHGTYPFVTSSNPIAGGTTVGGGVGPAKINKVIGVCKAYTSRVGDGPFPTELFDEVGEQIRTIGREFGTVTGRPRRVGWFDAVVMNHSKRVSGITNLSLNSIDVLSGLETVKICTAYELDGKEINHYPASLKELERCKPIFEEMPGWSEDVTGCKTLEELPETARHYIKRVSELVGVRISTFSVGPDRTQTNVLEDIWEQI, encoded by the coding sequence ATGTCATCAGTAGTAGTAGTAGGTACTCAATGGGGCGATGAAGGTAAAGGAAAAATTACCGATTTTTTAAGTGAAAGTGCAGAAGTTATTTCTCGTTATCAAGGTGGAGATAATGCTGGTCATACAATTAAATTCGATGGTGAAACATTTAAATTACAGTTAATTCCATCTGGTATTTTTTATAAAGATAAAATTAGTGTTATTGGAAATGGGGTTGTTGTTAACCCTAAATCATTAGTGACAGAGTTGAAATATCTACATGATAAAGGTATTACGACAGATAATTTACGAATTTCTGATCGCGCTCATGTTATCTTGCCATATCATATCCAATTAGATACATATCAAGAAGAATCAAAAGGCGATAACAAAATTGGTACGACTAATAAAGGGATTGGCCCAGCTTATATGGACAAAGCAGCACGTGTTGGTATTCGTATGGCAGATCTCATGGATAAAGATATTTTTGAAGCACGTTTACGCATCAATTTAGAAGAAAAAAATCGTATGTTTACTAAAATGTATGATGGTGAAGCACTTAATTTTGACGATATTTTTGAAGAATATTATGAATATGGTCAACAAATTAAACAATATGTTACTGATACTTCATACTTAGTTAATGAAGCTTTAGATAACAATAAAAATGTATTATTTGAAGGCGCTCAAGGTGTCATGCTTGATATCGACCACGGTACGTACCCTTTCGTCACATCATCTAATCCAATTGCTGGAGGAACAACAGTTGGTGGTGGTGTTGGTCCAGCAAAAATCAATAAAGTAATTGGTGTTTGTAAAGCTTATACGTCACGTGTAGGTGACGGTCCTTTCCCAACAGAACTATTTGATGAGGTTGGAGAACAAATCCGCACAATAGGAAGAGAGTTTGGTACAGTAACAGGTCGCCCACGTCGTGTGGGTTGGTTTGATGCAGTTGTTATGAATCACTCTAAACGGGTATCTGGTATTACTAATTTATCGCTTAACTCAATTGATGTTTTAAGTGGTTTAGAAACAGTAAAAATTTGTACAGCTTATGAATTAGATGGTAAAGAAATTAACCATTATCCAGCAAGCTTGAAAGAATTAGAACGTTGTAAACCAATTTTTGAAGAAATGCCTGGTTGGTCTGAAGATGTAACAGGATGTAAGACACTTGAAGAACTTCCTGAAACAGCTCGTCACTATATCAAACGCGTTTCTGAGCTTGTAGGAGTCCGTATTTCTACATTTTCTGTTGGTCCTGACAGAACGCAAACAAACGTCTTAGAAGACATTTGGGAGCAAATTTAA
- the ssb gene encoding single-stranded DNA-binding protein → MINNVVLVGRLTKDPDLRYTPSGAAVARFSLAVNRSFKNQNGDYDADFINCVIWRQSAEALANFTRKGSLIGVTGRIQTGSYEKDGQRVYTTEVVAENFQMLESKNANQQRTQGTPSDTGSNQTQGYQQQNNQGFSQNPSTSSNQNDMPQFTREADPFGSASQIDISDDDLPF, encoded by the coding sequence ATGATTAACAATGTTGTACTTGTCGGTCGATTAACAAAAGATCCTGACTTAAGATACACACCAAGTGGTGCAGCGGTTGCGAGATTCAGTTTAGCTGTCAATCGTAGTTTTAAAAACCAAAATGGTGATTATGATGCTGATTTTATTAACTGTGTTATTTGGAGACAATCTGCTGAGGCTTTAGCGAATTTCACTAGAAAAGGTTCGTTAATTGGTGTTACAGGTCGTATTCAAACAGGCAGTTATGAAAAAGATGGTCAAAGAGTGTATACAACAGAAGTTGTAGCTGAAAACTTCCAAATGTTAGAATCAAAAAATGCTAATCAACAAAGAACCCAAGGGACTCCTTCAGATACTGGTTCAAACCAAACTCAAGGATATCAACAACAAAACAATCAAGGGTTTTCTCAAAACCCATCGACATCATCCAACCAAAATGATATGCCACAATTTACACGTGAAGCTGATCCATTTGGATCGGCATCTCAAATTGACATATCTGATGATGATTTACCATTCTAA
- the dnaB gene encoding replicative DNA helicase yields MSEVLQDRVPPQNIEAEQAVLGSVLLDSESLVEAMEYIQAKDFYKRSHQTIFDAMIKLNDSSEAIDVITLKDRLESLNLLEDIGGLAYLSELAMIVPTAANVVHYAKIVEQKSLLRNLIHVATDIVTTGFEQGEEVGTILDEAERRILEVSEKRNRSGFLAISDVLNNTFAEIDRLSQQDEEITGLPTGYHALDKMTAGLQPEELIILAARPAVGKTAFALNIAQNIGTKTDQAVAIFSLEMGASSLVNRMLCAEGTIEASHLRTGQLTEDEWQNLIMAMGSLSKANIFIDDTPGIKITEIRAKCRKLAQERGDLGLILIDYLQLIEGTGKENRQQEVSDISRQLKKLAKELKVPVIALSQLSRGVEQRQDKRPVLSDIRESGSIEQDADIVAFLYRDDYYRDEEGDDSGEEKEDNNIVEVIIEKNRSGARGTVELLFIKEYNKFSSLATRPEF; encoded by the coding sequence ATGAGTGAGGTTTTACAAGATAGAGTTCCGCCTCAAAATATTGAAGCAGAGCAAGCAGTTTTAGGATCAGTTTTACTTGATTCTGAATCGTTAGTTGAGGCAATGGAATATATACAGGCAAAGGATTTTTATAAACGTTCACATCAAACTATTTTTGATGCCATGATAAAGCTAAATGATAGCAGTGAAGCTATTGATGTTATCACGCTGAAGGATCGTTTAGAAAGCTTGAATTTACTAGAGGATATTGGCGGACTAGCCTATTTATCTGAATTAGCTATGATTGTGCCAACTGCAGCAAATGTGGTCCACTATGCGAAAATTGTTGAGCAGAAATCATTATTAAGAAACCTCATTCATGTTGCTACAGATATTGTCACAACAGGATTTGAACAAGGTGAAGAAGTAGGGACGATTCTAGATGAGGCGGAAAGAAGAATTCTTGAAGTTTCTGAAAAAAGAAATAGAAGTGGTTTTTTAGCTATTTCAGATGTTTTAAACAATACATTTGCGGAAATTGATCGTCTATCACAACAAGATGAAGAGATTACAGGCTTGCCAACTGGTTATCATGCACTAGATAAGATGACTGCTGGCTTGCAGCCAGAAGAACTTATCATTTTAGCAGCTCGTCCTGCCGTAGGTAAAACAGCATTTGCCTTGAATATTGCTCAAAATATTGGAACAAAAACTGATCAAGCAGTTGCAATATTTAGTTTAGAGATGGGTGCATCATCATTAGTAAATCGAATGTTATGTGCTGAGGGGACTATTGAAGCGAGTCATTTAAGAACGGGTCAATTAACTGAAGATGAATGGCAGAATTTAATAATGGCGATGGGCAGTTTATCCAAAGCTAATATCTTTATTGATGATACACCAGGTATCAAGATTACTGAAATTCGTGCTAAATGTCGTAAACTAGCTCAAGAACGCGGTGATTTAGGATTGATTTTAATCGATTACTTGCAGCTGATTGAAGGAACGGGTAAAGAAAATAGACAACAAGAAGTATCGGATATTTCTAGACAATTAAAAAAATTAGCTAAGGAATTGAAAGTACCAGTTATCGCTTTATCTCAATTGTCACGTGGAGTTGAGCAGAGACAAGATAAAAGACCAGTTTTAAGTGATATTCGTGAATCTGGTTCGATTGAACAAGATGCTGATATCGTTGCTTTCCTTTATCGTGATGATTATTATCGTGATGAAGAGGGAGACGATAGCGGTGAAGAAAAAGAAGATAATAATATTGTAGAAGTAATTATTGAAAAAAATAGAAGTGGCGCTCGAGGAACTGTTGAATTATTATTTATTAAAGAATATAACAAGTTTTCCTCTCTAGCTACTCGCCCAGAGTTTTAA